In the genome of Xylanivirga thermophila, the window GTCCTCGTCCTCTGCGCCATGCTGGTCATTGCGCTGGCTGTACAGGTTCTGCCTGTGTTTATCGCCAAAAACCAACTGAATACCTACGCCACTGAGCTGTGCCGGGAAGCGGAAATCTCCGGCAGGGTGGGCAGCGAAACCAGCCGCCGTGCTGCAGTTCTCACTGAACAAACTGGATTGAGTCCCCGAATTTCATGGTCAAAGACTGGCAATATCCAGCTGAATGAGGATATCACCGTCACCCTCACCTTAGAGAAAAACATCGGTCTGTTCGGCGGGTTCGGTTCCTTTCCCATTACCCTGCGCTCCGAGGCCTCTGGCAAAAGCGAGGTGTATCACAAATGACCAAGCTAAGACACATTCTCAAGGATAAGTCTGGGAACGGGTTCCCTTTGGTAATAGCCATTACACTGGCGCTTGTGATTATACTGTGCGGTGTGATGGAATTCTTTCGGCTAAATATCATCGCCAGCGGCGTAAAGGAAACCCTGCAGGATGCCATCATTGTCACTGTCAACGACAACTATGCCGATGTATATCACGGTGTTCGGGAGGGATATAGCGGCGGCTATCAGCCGGACGGTTCCTCTTTTTCCTACAGCGTGAATACTGGCGATATCTACGGCTACATGGACGATATCCTTGGAATGGAGGAAGTCAGCGGCAGCCATGTAAAATATGCCGGGGATGTTTTAGAGTATAAGCTCTCCGGCTTAGATGTCACCATCCGCAATGCGCCACTGGCTCCTTCCTCCCCCAAAAACGCACAGCGCTTTGAAGCGGATGCTGTGATCTGGCTGGAGGTTCCCCTTTACTTTGGCGGCAAGGAGCTGGCTCCCATGAAAATCAAGCTCAAGGTTCAGGCGGGATATACCGAGGTGTTTTAACTGTTCAGGAAAGCATCTGGACTTCTGGAAAAAATTATAGTATGGTGAGAAATACAAAGAGGTAACACTTTACACTTCTCAAAGGAGGTTTTCAATATGAATGATAAAATCAAAAGGAGACTTGCCATTGCAGGCGCTTTGGTGATTAGCATTGCGCTTGTGATTGCCATCGGAATGCAGTTTACCAAGGAACCTGCCAAGCCGGATGCTTCTTCACAAGAGCCGGTCAGCTCTTCGGATGTGGCTCCTGATATACAGAAAAATACAGAGAAAAAAGAGGTCGTGGTTTCCCCGCAGCTCACATCAGAGCCGGAAAGCTCGGAAACGCTGCCGCCTCAGACCGATTTGCCGGAGCAAAAACTCCAGCCCGATCCGGTAAAGCCGGAAACCCCAGCAAAACCTGAGCTGCCAAAGGATGCGGATACCAAAAACCCATCCAAGCCTCCAGAATATAAGCCAGAGGCTACAGAAAAGAAACCGCCTTCTTCCGAAAGCAAGCCGCAGAGCGGCGGTGGATTGCCAGGATTTGATAATGTACCGGACGGCGGTGCCAATCAGGGAGAATACCTCGATGATATGTACGAAAACGGCAATAAGATCGGTGAAATGGATTAAAACAAAAATATTTGCATCAAAAGTACGGTTTATACCGTGCTTTTTTTGTTGCGGAAAGGAGGAAATATGAAACGGTTATTTTCCGTTTTTCTAATGATATCTTTAATTTTCTGTCTGCTTTCTCCTGTTTCCGTTTATGCCGTAGGCGATGGAAACGTGGATGGCGGCGGTGGAGGCATGGGAGATGGTACCAGCACCAACTCATGGACTCCGGGCAATGAAGGTGTGCGGGTAACGGTGGTTCGAGCAAGTGATCATGCGGTGGTCACTACACCGATTGATTTGACAAACAAGGCACCTTCCTCCGGGATTTATCATTTCGGAAAGGTCAGCAAAATACAATATAGCGGCGGCAGAGATCTATCTCCTGCAAAAGGTGGGTACACCTTTAAGAATCCGGCACAGACGATACCCCGCATTATAAGTACCAATGGCAGCAACAACATTGCCGCCATCAAAAGCTATTTTACTGATGAACAGGTCATTCGTTCTATTGCAGCTACAGTTGGAATGGATTTTGATACCTTAATCGGCGGCGAGTACAAGCTGCTTTTGGAACCCATAGCCTATTATAAATTTGAGGGTGTTATGATTGCCACTACAGCTACGGAAGCCGCCATGTATGACGAACAGGTAAACGGTCTTCTGAGAAAGAGAATGGTATCTCTTTCCCATAAAAATCTGCCCCTTGCCATGTTTTTAGAGGTAGCGGATCTTGGCTACCCGGCATGGTCAGGAAGCCGGAGCAAAGCTGCATCCAATGCAGATATTAAGGCGGCTCTTGGCCTTGGTATCGTGCGATTTAAGGATATGCCCGGCGAGTCGCCGGAGGTTTCCGTGTACGATTACGAGTATCGGGTCAACACCGAAGTCATCACAGCGGTGACGGTCAGCGGCGGTCAGAGCGATCCGGATCATCCGGTATCAGCGACCTTTTATGTGAATGGCAGAAGCTATCGGGTCAGCAATATCTATTATCCCGATGGCGACAGTCAGCTGGCGTGGATACGCTGGACAACACCAAGTACGCCGCAGCAGATGACCATCACGGTTTCTGTGTCTGGAGGCGGCAGCTCCAGCAAGGCGACAATTAATATAAATATCGTTGACCTTGATAAGAATTCGCCGCCAAATCCTGTGGCCGATGATCGCAATGATAGCTTTAGAAAGTCCGCTGTTCCAAACAATCCGCAGCAGACTTCTGCCAGCTGGACGGTGTGGCGGCCTTGGTGGCAGGAGTATTGGGTATGGCACAGTGACTGGAACTGGTACAGTGATGGTGAGGGCGGCGGTCATTGGGAGGATGACGGTGAATGGGTCGATGAGGGCTGGTGGGAGTTTGACCTTGACCGGTATCAGGCCAGCCTTTCGGCAAGTATGGCAATCCAGCCGGATGACAAAAGCCCCACCGCCAGCGGAAAGGCCATGAAGTCCGGCTACGGCATCAATCAGACAGTTTCTGCCAGAGTCAGTACAAACCAGTCCTCGGCGGTAACTGGGGCGCAGAGTGCGGTGACCTACTTCCCGGAATTCGGGTATCAAACCTACTGGAGGCTGCTGGAACGCATGAGTTCCGGCTACAGCACCCGGTTTGAGTTTCAGAAGAATCCATACAGCACCTACAATCGCAGAACGCATTTTTCACCGATTTGGTTCCCGGACGGAAAATATGAACCGTACACATGGCTGATTGACTGCTGGTCACCCGCTGGGATGCTTTCAATAAACCTCACGGACAGCGTAACCGTCCGGGATAATTTGTGGAGCGACTGGCACATTGCGCCTCAGAAACCCAATTAAAAACAGAGAAAAAAACAAGGCCGCAGCGAACCGAAAGCTGCGGCCTTGCCATTCTCAACCCTATGAAGAAAGGTGGAAAATCAATGAAATCGAAACGAATTGCAATGCTTCTGTGCATGGTTCTGCTTCTGTGCCTGCTGTTCAGCACAACAGCCTATGCAGCGGGAACTGGCGATGTGGCCGGGGCGATTGAGGGAACATGGAAAGATGCCTCCAGCCAGATAAAGGCGGTGGTCAACAAGGTGGTGTTCCCCGCCATCGACCTGATTCTGGCGGTGTTTTTCTTCGCCAAATTGGGTACGGCATATTTTGATTATCGAAAACATGGACAGTTCGAATGGGCGGCTCCGGCCATCCTGTTTGCCTGTTTGGTGTTCACGCTGACAGCTCCATTATATATCTGGACGATACTCGGATTATAGGTAAAGCAAGAGCCGTTGCACCTTTCAGGAATACAACGGCTCAATATTAGTTTTTTACCATACAAACAGGAAGTTCGCAGGCGCATTCATTTCTTTTCAGTTGCCTGGTCAGATGTGCGGTATCGCTATATTTGGCGTATTTCAAAGTCTTAAACACCCGCTGAACCTCCTTTGTCTAACAGCTTTCTATAGGTTGCATCGACAAGAGCAGCGCCCAAAGGCGCGGTGATTAGAATGGAGAGCACTGCAACGGTAAGAACAATGTCACCACAAGCAAGCCCCATCGCAAGAGGCAAGCCGCCAATGGCGGCCTGCACCGTGGCTTTTGGCATATAGGCTAGAGCAGTGAAAATACGTTCTTTCTTATTTAGTGAGGTTTTAATAAGGCAAGCAAACACACCAACCATACGGAAAACCAGTACACAGAAAATAAGTGCTACGGCGGTAAGTCCAGCTTTCAGCGCATAGCTGATATTGACCGTTGCACCGACCAAGACGAAAAGTAAAACTTCTGCACAAACCCATAGCTTTGAAAATTTCCCCGACAACCTCTTGGAAACCTCATGCTTTCTCTGCTGCAAGGTTGCGCCCATTGCCATGACCGCAAGCAGTCCTGAAAAGCCAATTACATCTGTTAGGCTATGCTCCACTGTTACCAACAAAAAGGAAATGGACAGGATAATTATCACCTTGCCACTGTCACGAATACGCAATTTAGAAAACAACAATGCAAGAAAAAGTCCTGTGACAATGCCCCCAAGTAACCCAAATACAATAGAGGTCGGAATGGATAAAAAACTCATGGGTGTGATATTGTCACCCTTAGCCAAGCCTGTAACTGCCGTGAAAAGGACGATAACAAAAACATCGTCCACCGATGCCCCTGCCATAATCATCTGCGGAATGCTTTTACTTTTGCCATAGTCGCTTTCCATCAGCTTCAGCATTTTTGGCACGATGACCGCAGGTGAAACAGCAGCAATCACAGTTCCCATAATAGCGGCTTCAAGGCGTGTAATGCCCAGAAACATGGGGGCGAATATCAGCATCCCCACTATTTCAAAACAGGCAGGGACAAAGCACATGAGAATGGCGGGGCGTCCCACACGCTTTAAGTCATTAATGTCCAAGTTCAATCCTGCCCGTGTCAGAATGATGATAAGTGCAATTTGCCTTAAATCCGTTGATATGTTCAGAATGGTCGGGTCAAGCAGATTTAAGACATAAGGGCCGAGTAAAATACCCGTCAGCAGCATACCCAACAAGCTGGGTAGCTTTAGCTTTTGAAAAATACCCCCGAGTGCCATGCCGCATAGAAAAACCAGTGCAAGTGATAGTAACATGAAGTTCTCTCCTTTTCTTTCGCAACGCATAAAAAAGCTGATGCGTCTGCGATTACCTAAAATCACAGAAGTCATCAGCTATAAAAGCGGTTTTGGAATTAACCACGGGAGAACTTCATTCCCATTAAATAATTCTACCATATCAAAGCAATTTTTTCAATATGAATTTATTTCCAGACTGGAACTTTTTTAAAAACAAGAATTGAATAGTAAAAAATCAGAAACTATTCACCATCCTATTGCAAGGATACTTTGGCAAGTGCTGGGGATGTAACTGTAAAGGTAAATATTTATTCCTCCGACTTATCTGTCAGGCGCAGTGGTGTCTCGTCTGCATCCATATATGTTTCCTCGCACTCCTGCTGGACAGTGCGCATCATACAAGCGGCCTGAGAAATGAGCTTCTCAGCATCGGTTACTGCATTAAACATTTTATAATAGAGTTTTTTGTAATCAGCCACACAAGTACCTCCTTTAACATTATTTCGGCGGCCTCCGTTGTGTGGTATTAAAGCTCTGAAAAAGCGGATTGTCAAGTCATAAATCAGAGAACAAAAACCAACCAGTGCTTGGGAGGTAGCGGAGGTTATGAAAGAGGTGAAATTCAAATGTTCATATGGGATTTTGTCGCCGACACTGTCCTCGGTCAGATTGTGGATTGGATCTACGGTCAGATCGTGGGCTTTCTCGGCGACTTTTTTATGCAGATGGGAAATATGGGAGCCGACCTGTTCGAAATGAGCTGGGTACAGTCCATCGTGCTGTTCTTTTCCTATCTGGCTTGGGCGTTATATGGCGTAGGGCTTGTGGTGGCCGCCTTTGAATGCGGGATTGAGTATCAGTCTGGCAGAGGCAGTATCAAGGATACCGCCCTCAACGCCATCAAGGGATTTATGGCTGTGGGGCTGTTCACCACGGTACCGGTGGAACTGTATAAGCTATCGGTGTCTTTGCAAGGCAGCTTCACTGCTGGGATTACCGGCCTTGGAACCGACTTCGGCACAGTAGCCCAAGGCATCATCGCTTCCCTGCAGGATGCAGGTAATCTGGAGCAGGCCATGACCAGCAACGTGTTCGGCGGCTTGAAAGCGATCACCAGTCCCATCATGATGATCTTTATATTAATCCTGATGGGATATGCGGTCATTAAGGTATTCTTTGCCAACCTGAAGCGAGGCGGTATCCTGCTCATTCATATTGCCGTGGGGAGCCTGTATATGTTTAGTGTTCCCCGTGGATATATTGACGGCTTTGTATCGTGGAGCAAGCAGGTCATCGGCCTGTGCCTTACGGCATTTCTACAGGCAACGGTGCTGATTGCCGGACTCATGGTGGTAAAAGACAATGCTCTGCTGGGTCTTGGACTGATGCTGGCTGCCGGTGAAATTCCGCGCATTGCCGGTCAGTTCGGACTGGATACGTCAACCAAAGCCAACCTCATGAGTACCATGTATGCGGCACAGACCGCAGTGAATATGACTAAAACGGTAGTACAGGCGGTGGCGAAATGAACGAGAATAAACTGGTCTATATCTGTTCGCCATACGCCGGTGATATGCAAAATAATGTCGAATTTGCAAAGGCAGCCTGCCGCTATGCAATGGAGCAGAATTGTACGCCTGTAGCTGTCCATCTTCTATATCCGCAGTTTTTAGACGATAACGATCCTGCCCAAAGAGAAGCTGGTCTTCGCATGGGGCATCGTGTGCTGAAGGCCTGTGATGAACTGTGGCTCTGCGGCAGCCGGATTTCCACCGGTATGGCGATGGAGCTTAAGGAAGCACAAAAGTTGGGTATCTCCGTCCGGGAAATATCCGCAGAACAAATCCAAGGAGGTTTTTCAATGAGCAAAAAATATGGAGTATGGGCGATGCGCAGCGCCGCTTCGGTATGCGGAGCTGCGCAAAGCTGGTGTAAGCATGGTGGTAAGCCTATCGAGTTTGACACGATGGAACAGGCAGAAAGCTATGCCAAGAAACTAAACGAATCCTGTTATTCCCCCAATGTGCAGTATGCCGCAAAAGAAATGGAACCGGAGCTAAACCAAGGCTCCGGTTTTTCCATACGGATGTAAAGGAGGATGTCTATGTATATCTACCCCGATCACTTAAGGGCTAAGGCGACCTTGTGGCTGTGGCAGCTGCGGGACATCGGCATCATCGGCGTGGCGCTGCTTCTCTCTGTGCTTGCGTTTTCCCAGCTGGGCTTTGTACCGCCCATCGTGCTGACCGCCGTTTATGCCTTTTTAACCATCCGATTTGAGGACACAAGCATTCTGGATTTTCTCCGGTATGCCTGTGCCTTTTTTATGACCAAGCAGCAATTCTATGAATGGAGGTACACGCCCAATGCGCAGGAATCATAAGGCAGAAGCAAAAAAACGAGCCTCCACCCGGCAGCTCATCGATACCAAAGAAATCACCGAGTACAGCCTGCAGACCTATGGGAATGGAGAGCTTGTGTATTTTATCATCAAGCCCAGCAATATATCGGTGCTGTCGGAGGCCAGCATCAGTACCCGCATCTATGCTTTAATGACGGTGCTGAAAGGTATTGCGGAGATTGAGATGCTGTGCCTGAACAGCCGGGAGAACTTCGAGGACAACAAGCGGTTTCTCCGCAGCCGCATAGAACAGGAGCAGAACCCTGTGGTGCGAAAGCTCTTGGAAAAAGACCTGTCTTTCCTTGACCGGATACAGGTGCAGATGGCCACCGCAAGGGAGTTTTTAATCCTGATCCGCCTGCGGAATGAAAAGGAAAAAGAGGTGTTCCCGTACCTGTCCCGCATTGAGAAGTCCCTGAAAGAACAGGGCTTCTCTGTAAAGCGAGCGGACAAGGAGGACATCAAACGCATCCTTGCGGTTTATTTTGAGCAGAATGTCACAACCGAGAAATTCGAGGATTTCGATGGTGAAAGGTGGGTGATTTTGAATGAGTGAGCAAATATAACGGGAAGCCAAGAGTTGTTTCTCAGCTTCCCGTTTTGCTCATTACTTCTCATACGTTCGAACATCACAACCAAATAGCCCAATCACCGTAATCAAAAGTACCGCTACCATGATATAGATTGCCGTCGATTTTCAGTTGCCTGAGAGCATCTCGCATACGGAACAAAATCTCTGGCTGAACATCCAAACTGTGATGAGCAGGAAATACTTTTTCCACGGGCAGCGCAGCAATCTTTTCAAGTGACGAGAGATATGCCTGCGGATCAGTGGACGGATAGTACGCAAATAGCGTGTCCTTATAGACAAGATCGCCGGTAAATAGGTATCCACGTTGTGGTTCCCAAAAACACAGATGCCCTGGAGAGTGTCCCGGCGTATGCAGCGCCGTGACTACTCGCCCACCCAGATCAATGGTGTCTCCGTCTTGCAGTACCCGTGTAGGCATTCCCTGGAAGAACTTATAAGTGTTGACGTCATACCCTTTCGGCAAATCACAGCGATCTATGACCATGCCCCGGATAGTATCTATCGTCAGCGGAAATTCACCGTTCAACCAGTTTAGTTCCGCCTCATGTGCGTAGAAATCCGGGTAGTATTCGTGGCCACCGATATGATCCCAATGGATATGTGTCGCCACGGCAGTCACCGGCCTATCCGTCAGCTTTTTCACTGCCTCAGAGATGTTGCAAATACCAAGTCCGGTATCGATGAGCAAACACCGCTCGCTACCTTCAAGTAGATAGCAATGTGTTTCCTCCCAATGGCGGTATTCACTGATTATGTAAGTATATGTATCAATTTGATCAAGTGTAAACCAGTTTTCCATTTTAAGTCCTCCTTCGTGCTGCGTAAAATGAAAACACAGCGTTTGAAAAAAATCTTACTGATCAATTACTCCTAAAATTTTATTATATCTCAGCTTTGCATCAAAGTGAACCATTTTACTTCAAGCCGTCACTCCATGTGGCGGCTTTTCCTATACCTAAAATCAAAAACAGAAAGGAAGAAAAAACGATGGTGCAAAAAAGAAAAACCCCATCTCCTCCACAGGAAGATGTCAGAATCCAAGAGTTTCTGGATATGATTGCCCCCTCGGTCATCAAATTCAACACCGATCACTTTATCTGCGGGAACACCTACCGCTGCGTTTGGGCGCTTCGGGAATACCCCACCGCTACCGAGGAACAGGCAATCCTCCGTCACTTAGGTGAAAAGGACGGCGTGACCCTGCGCATCTATACCCGCCATGTTACCCCGGTGGAGGAAAAGAAAATTATCAGCAATGCCGCCAATAAGAACCGCCTAAGCAAATCCAATACCAATGATCTGCAGCAGACGGTCATGGCCGAAAGCAATCTGCAGGACGTGGCAACTATCGTGGCGCAGGCGCACCGGAACCGGGAACCCTTCATCCACTCGGCTGTGTATATTGAGCTGTCTGCATACGATCTGGATCAGCTAAAGCTCCTCCAAACGGAAGTTATGACCGAGCTGATTCGTAGTAAGCTCAACGTGGACAGGCTGATCCTCCGCCAGCAGCAGGGCTTTCAATGCGTGATGCCCAGCGGATTTAATGTGTTTCGTGACCAGTTCGAGCGTGTCCTCCCGGCCTCCAGTGTGGCCAATCTCTATCCCTTCAACTATTCCGGCAAGACAGATGCCAACGGTTTCTATGTTGGGAGGGATAAGTTCGGCAGCAATGTGCTGGTGGATTTCAATAAGCGAGCCGATGACAAGACCAACGCCAACATCCTGATTCTCGGCAACAGCGGTCAGGGCAAATCCTATCTTCTCAAGCTCATTCTTTGCAATCTGCGGGAATCCGGCATGAATGTGTGCGCACTTGATCCCGAAATGGAGTACGAAGATTTGACCAACAATCTCGGCGGCTGCTTCATTGATCTCATGTCTGGAGAATTCATCATCAATGTGCTGGAGCCGAAAACATGGGATGAAAATGGCAGCCCGGAGGATAAGGATGCGCCGCAAACCTTCCGCATCAGCAGCAAGCTCAGTCAGCATATTTCCTTTCTTAAGGATTTTTTCAGGACATACAAGGACTTCACCGACCGGGAGATCGACACCATCGAAATCATACTGCAGAAGCTGTACGCCAAGTTCGGCATCAGTGACAGCACGAAATTTGACCGCCTGACTGCCAAGGATTACCCTATCCTCTCCGACCTGTATGCGCTGATTGAGGAAGAATACAAGAGCTTTGATGAAAGTAGCCGCCAGCTTTACACTGCAGAGCTTTTGCAGAATATCCTGCTGGGGCTGCACTCTATCTGCAAAGGAGCGGAGTCGAAATTCTTTGACGGACATACCAATATCACCGATTCCAGCTTTGTCACCTTTGGCGTGAAAGGACTGCTGCAGGCTTCAAAGAGTCTGAAAAACGCCCTGCTGTTTAACATTTTGTCCTACATGAGCAACGAGCTTCTGACCAATGGAAACACCGCCGCCAGCATTGATGAGTTCTATCTGTTCCTCACGAACCTCACCGCCGTGGAGTATATTCGAAACTTTTCCAAGCGTGTGCGCAAAAAGGACTCAGCAGTGATCATAGCCTCGCAGAATCTGGAGGACTTCAACATTGAGGGCATCCGAGAATATACCAAACCGCTGTTCAGCATCCCGACCCATCAATTTCTGTTCAACGCTGGAAACATTGATGCCAAGTTCTATATTGATACTCTCCAGCTGGAACAGAGCGAATACAATCTGATCCGTTATCCGCAGCGTGGCGTGTGCCTCTATAAATGCGGCAATGAGCGCTACAACCTGATGGTCAATGCCCCGGAGTATAAGGCAAAGCTGTTCGGAAAGGCGGGTGGCAGATAATGGGAGGTGAAAGAAAAAATGGACATGAAAGCCCAGCGCTTCGGCATCGAAATCGAGCTGACCGGTATCACCCGTAAGGATGCCGCCGATGTTGCTGCCGCCTACTTTGGTACAACCGCTGTGTATGATGGTACCTATTACGATACCTACGCCGCCATCGACACCCAAGGCCGCAAGTGGAAATTCATGAGTGATGCCAGCATTACCCCGCAGAGGAAATCCGGCGGGCAGACCGTATCTGCTTCGGCAGAATACAAAACCGAGATGGTCAGCCCTATCTGCCGCTGGGAGGATATCGAAAAAATACAGGAGCTGGTGCGCAAGCTCCGGGAGGCCGGTGCTATTTCCAACAGCTCCTGCGGCATCCATGTTCATGTGGATGCCTCGCCCTTTGATGCCAATACCCTGCGGAATATTACCAATATCATGGCCGCCAAGGAGGATTTGATTTACAAGGCGCTTCAAGTGTCAGTAGCCAGACAGCACCGCTGGTGCAAGCCGGTGGACAACCGGTTTCTGGAGGAACTGAACCAGAGAAAGCCTCGGACACTGGATCAGGTCAGTCGCATTTGGTACAACGGTGAAAGCCGAAGTCATCAGCATTACGATGACAGCCGGTATCACTGTTTGAATCTTCACAGCGTGTTTCAGAAAGGTACGGTGGAGTTCCGCTTATTCAACGGAACCACCCATGCCGGGAAAATCAAAGCCTACATTCAGCTCTGTATGGC includes:
- a CDS encoding MBL fold metallo-hydrolase; this encodes MENWFTLDQIDTYTYIISEYRHWEETHCYLLEGSERCLLIDTGLGICNISEAVKKLTDRPVTAVATHIHWDHIGGHEYYPDFYAHEAELNWLNGEFPLTIDTIRGMVIDRCDLPKGYDVNTYKFFQGMPTRVLQDGDTIDLGGRVVTALHTPGHSPGHLCFWEPQRGYLFTGDLVYKDTLFAYYPSTDPQAYLSSLEKIAALPVEKVFPAHHSLDVQPEILFRMRDALRQLKIDGNLYHGSGTFDYGDWAIWL
- a CDS encoding conjugal transfer protein TrbL family protein, giving the protein MFIWDFVADTVLGQIVDWIYGQIVGFLGDFFMQMGNMGADLFEMSWVQSIVLFFSYLAWALYGVGLVVAAFECGIEYQSGRGSIKDTALNAIKGFMAVGLFTTVPVELYKLSVSLQGSFTAGITGLGTDFGTVAQGIIASLQDAGNLEQAMTSNVFGGLKAITSPIMMIFILILMGYAVIKVFFANLKRGGILLIHIAVGSLYMFSVPRGYIDGFVSWSKQVIGLCLTAFLQATVLIAGLMVVKDNALLGLGLMLAAGEIPRIAGQFGLDTSTKANLMSTMYAAQTAVNMTKTVVQAVAK
- a CDS encoding VirB4 family type IV secretion system protein, encoding MVQKRKTPSPPQEDVRIQEFLDMIAPSVIKFNTDHFICGNTYRCVWALREYPTATEEQAILRHLGEKDGVTLRIYTRHVTPVEEKKIISNAANKNRLSKSNTNDLQQTVMAESNLQDVATIVAQAHRNREPFIHSAVYIELSAYDLDQLKLLQTEVMTELIRSKLNVDRLILRQQQGFQCVMPSGFNVFRDQFERVLPASSVANLYPFNYSGKTDANGFYVGRDKFGSNVLVDFNKRADDKTNANILILGNSGQGKSYLLKLILCNLRESGMNVCALDPEMEYEDLTNNLGGCFIDLMSGEFIINVLEPKTWDENGSPEDKDAPQTFRISSKLSQHISFLKDFFRTYKDFTDREIDTIEIILQKLYAKFGISDSTKFDRLTAKDYPILSDLYALIEEEYKSFDESSRQLYTAELLQNILLGLHSICKGAESKFFDGHTNITDSSFVTFGVKGLLQASKSLKNALLFNILSYMSNELLTNGNTAASIDEFYLFLTNLTAVEYIRNFSKRVRKKDSAVIIASQNLEDFNIEGIREYTKPLFSIPTHQFLFNAGNIDAKFYIDTLQLEQSEYNLIRYPQRGVCLYKCGNERYNLMVNAPEYKAKLFGKAGGR
- a CDS encoding amidoligase family protein; its protein translation is MDMKAQRFGIEIELTGITRKDAADVAAAYFGTTAVYDGTYYDTYAAIDTQGRKWKFMSDASITPQRKSGGQTVSASAEYKTEMVSPICRWEDIEKIQELVRKLREAGAISNSSCGIHVHVDASPFDANTLRNITNIMAAKEDLIYKALQVSVARQHRWCKPVDNRFLEELNQRKPRTLDQVSRIWYNGESRSHQHYDDSRYHCLNLHSVFQKGTVEFRLFNGTTHAGKIKAYIQLCMAISAQALNQRCASRTKTQTTNEKYTFRTWLLRLGLIGDEFKTAREHLLKNLDGCIAWRDPAQAEKQKERMRQKKEKELEQARQETQEAQMTASEPIEAEVEDAPAFTMRM
- a CDS encoding DUF4320 family protein, whose amino-acid sequence is MKKILKSKRGEGYIDVCVLVLCAMLVIALAVQVLPVFIAKNQLNTYATELCREAEISGRVGSETSRRAAVLTEQTGLSPRISWSKTGNIQLNEDITVTLTLEKNIGLFGGFGSFPITLRSEASGKSEVYHK
- a CDS encoding cation:proton antiporter, with amino-acid sequence MLLSLALVFLCGMALGGIFQKLKLPSLLGMLLTGILLGPYVLNLLDPTILNISTDLRQIALIIILTRAGLNLDINDLKRVGRPAILMCFVPACFEIVGMLIFAPMFLGITRLEAAIMGTVIAAVSPAVIVPKMLKLMESDYGKSKSIPQMIMAGASVDDVFVIVLFTAVTGLAKGDNITPMSFLSIPTSIVFGLLGGIVTGLFLALLFSKLRIRDSGKVIIILSISFLLVTVEHSLTDVIGFSGLLAVMAMGATLQQRKHEVSKRLSGKFSKLWVCAEVLLFVLVGATVNISYALKAGLTAVALIFCVLVFRMVGVFACLIKTSLNKKERIFTALAYMPKATVQAAIGGLPLAMGLACGDIVLTVAVLSILITAPLGAALVDATYRKLLDKGGSAGV
- a CDS encoding DUF7768 domain-containing protein, yielding MNENKLVYICSPYAGDMQNNVEFAKAACRYAMEQNCTPVAVHLLYPQFLDDNDPAQREAGLRMGHRVLKACDELWLCGSRISTGMAMELKEAQKLGISVREISAEQIQGGFSMSKKYGVWAMRSAASVCGAAQSWCKHGGKPIEFDTMEQAESYAKKLNESCYSPNVQYAAKEMEPELNQGSGFSIRM
- a CDS encoding DUF6550 family protein translates to MNDKIKRRLAIAGALVISIALVIAIGMQFTKEPAKPDASSQEPVSSSDVAPDIQKNTEKKEVVVSPQLTSEPESSETLPPQTDLPEQKLQPDPVKPETPAKPELPKDADTKNPSKPPEYKPEATEKKPPSSESKPQSGGGLPGFDNVPDGGANQGEYLDDMYENGNKIGEMD
- a CDS encoding DUF3852 domain-containing protein, whose protein sequence is MKSKRIAMLLCMVLLLCLLFSTTAYAAGTGDVAGAIEGTWKDASSQIKAVVNKVVFPAIDLILAVFFFAKLGTAYFDYRKHGQFEWAAPAILFACLVFTLTAPLYIWTILGL